Below is a genomic region from Bartonella harrusi.
CTCAAGAGAGACTCAAATTCTTCAGCAATATGGCTGCCACGCAAAGTTTTTACCTTTTGTCCTTCAATGAAAACAGGCGCTGCTGGACTTTCTCCCACACCAGGCAAAGAGATTCCAATATCCGCATGTTTTGATTCACCAGGTCCATTGACAATACAGCCCATTACAGCCACCTTCAAACTTTCGACACCAGGGTATTTTTCACGCCAAACGGGCATATTTTTGTACAAATCGGCTTCAATTTTTTGTGCCAATTGCTGAAACACTGTAGAAGTTGTACGACCACAACCAGGACAAGCCGCCACTACAGGCAAAAACTGCCGAAATCCCATCACTTGCAACAGTTCTTGCCCCACCTTCACTTCTCGTGTCCGATCTCCACTGGGTTCAGGAGTCAATGAAATACGGATGGTATCTCCAATTCCTTGCTGTAACAAAACACCCAGAGCGACAGAAGAAGCAACAACCCCCTTTGTTCCCATTCCTGCTTCTGTCAAACCCAAATGGAGCGCATAATCACAACGCTCTGCTAAAGTACAATAGACAGCAATAAGATCTTGGACATCACTCACTTTAGCAGAAAGAATAATGTGATCACGCCCCAACCCAAGCTCTTCAGCGAAAGTAGCTGAAAGCAAAGCCGATTGCACAATAGTTTCCCGCATCACCTCAACCACAGATAAGGGATTTTTCTGCTGAGCATTTTCATCCATAAGCCGTGTTAATAACGCATTATCAAGGGATCCCCAATTCACACCAATACGAATAGATTTACGATATCGACAGGCAATCTCAATAATTTCGGCAAATTGCCGATCTTTTTTGGCACCAAATCCCACATTTCCAGGATTAATGCGATATTTTGCAAGGGCCTCAGCACAAGCAGGATGTGCGGCTAAAAGCTTGTGCCCAATATAATGGAAATCCCCCACCAATGGCACAAAAAAGCCTAACCGTTCTAATCTCTCCCGTATTTTTGGCACAGCAGCAGCAGCTTCATCACGATCAACGGTGATGCGAACCAATTGCGAACCCGCCTGCCAAAGAGCAGCAACTTGCGCAACAGTTGCATCAACATCGGCCGTATCGGTATTGGTCATAGACTGAACAACAATGGGATTATTGCCACCAACCATCACACCACCCACGCCAACAGCGACAGACCGACGACGTTCAAAAGGTTTAGACAAAGGATAGACTGTGCTCATCAAGCCCTCAAATTAAAACTTAGCATCTACTGAACACCATGTATGGTAAGACTCACCAAAGGACACTCTAAAAAAATGAAGAGATTGCGTCATTAAACCACAACTCTTGACTTTCACCCCATGCCGACAAGCAGCACCATCAATGCAACCTTTCAATTTTCAAGCCATTATAGCAAAATCCCACACATAATAGCAATTTTCGTAGAATAATGTAAGAGATGAAGGAGTTAACAAATGTGTTTATTTTCAGCCCATACAAAAAATGCTAAAATGGGAAAATATATTGTACAATTAAAAAACAAACTCACGTCCATGCACCCTTGGCATTCACGTAATAGTAACTTTGAGAATATCTCCAATATATTTGAAAGATGGAAACAAAAAAGCTATCATACGCTGCACCACTTCCATAACCACGCTATACAATTGAAGAAAAAATCCAAAGACAACCCTAAAACAACTATTGCATTGGCAACAGGGGTCGTTTTAACGAGCTTTTTTCTGATACGTAAATTAACAACACGTCGACAATAAAAGTTTTCAATGCCCATTTTGAATTGGGCATTTTCTACATTCCTGCAAAAACCACATACAGAACATCAGAGTTACTTTTATACACAAAAAAGAGTTTAAAGAGATCAAGGACAGTCAACCAAATAAAATCTTCTAGAGTAAATACCCACTTGCTATACGTAAAAGACGCAAAAATCAAACTTACAAAACCCAAAATCTTACCCTCCAGGAACATGTTGTGAAGTATCCACATAAGTAACCACAGACATTCCAGGGATGAGCTTTTCAGCTCCTTCCTGTCCAGGATCTAAAGCAATGCGCACCGAAATACGTTGCGCAATTTTAATGAAATTACCAATTGCCGTATCTGTTTTTAACAGTGAAAATTCTGAACCTGTCGCAGGAGCAAAACGAACCACACGCCCTGTTAATTTTTTATTGTTCAATGCATCAACAGAAAAAATAACCGGTTGTCCCACACGCATCTGAGAAAGTTGGGTTTCCTTATAATTGGCAATCACCCAAATATCATCAGAAATGACGGACACCAACTGCGTACCAGGCAATACATATTGTCCTACCCGCGCGCCAACCAACCCAATAGATCCTGTTTTAGGAGAGAGAATTTTTGTACGATTCAAGTTAATCTTAGCTAATTCAACGCCCACCTTTGCTTCCGCAAGTTCTGACTCTAAACTTTTTCGTTCAAGATCCAACTGTTTTTGTAATTGACGCTTTGTCTCAAGAGCTGTCAACAATTGTGAAAGAGGACGAGAAGCAGAATTTGTAGGATCACCAAAACCTAACTTTCTGTTTTCAGAAAGAACATTGGTGAAAGCGCGCGACCGCGTCAATTCTGCTTCTGCTGTATTAATCTCCCCTTGCAAAAATTTATCCTGAAAAACGATGCTTTCAAGTTTTGCATTTTTTGCATCGAGAACAGCCTGTGCTCGTGCCAACTGTTGACGAAACAGAGCATCATCGAGTTCAAAGAGCAGCATTCCCTTTTCAACACGTTGATAATCTTGAACATAAATCCGCGCAATGACCCCAGAGATCTGTGAACTCACGAGCGTCACATTGCCTTTAATGGACGCATTATCGGTTACTTGGATTGTACTTACAAAAGGAGGGAGTTTCCAAGCCCATAAAATCAACAAAACCCCCATAACACCTGAAAAGAACGCAACAAGTGTTGCTCTTGACCGTAATGCTTTTATCATTTTTTGCACCCCTCCTCACACATATCATCCTGCTTTATGGATTTACACAAAGAGCATGACTTAACAAATATTTTGATAAGAAAAACAGCAAAAACAATGATGGCAATATAAAAATAAATTCGAAACACATCATCATAAGCGAAAATATTTGCTGCTAACTTAAACTTCTCAATAAGCCTGGCTGCCCCTTGTCCATCTCCTAAAATATTAGCAACGGAAACACCATAAAAAGGCGACAATAAGGCATTCATCTCAACAGAAAGAGCTGGATCTGTTACAATAATATTTTGTGTCAAGAATTCAAAATTTTTATGGGCAAAGAAAAACTGCAAACTACCAAAAAGAGCAGACCCCATCAACCCGCCTGTCACTTGTGTGAGCAAAAAAACAGTAATAAAGCTTAAAACATAACGTGGTCCTTTCTCACCAGATATCACAAATCCCTTAAAAAGAGCAGCGGGCAAAAAAAGTGTATAACTAAAGCTAATTAACCCTTGGCTTAACATCATATCCTGCGGGCACGTGAATTGGTTCACATGGCTATCTAAATAAGTCCCCAGCGCCAAACAGCCCAAAGAGACCAAATAGAAATAATCCTCACACCCTGCGCGTAAGAAAAAGACACAAATCCCTCCTCCTAAAAGAGCACCCAATATCACGGCAAGATACATAGGCATCACTTCACGATTTGACAAACCAAAAAGATTAAAAAACTCTGCTGCTAAAGTTGACCGTTCTAATAAGAAAACATGAAAAACCAATAAAATGAGAACAGATTGCACAATTTCTTTACTGAACAGCCAACGTAAATCAATCAATGGCTTTTCTCTATTCAGTTCAATAATAATTGCCATGACCAAAGAAGACACAGCAAGCACAAGTCCCCAACCGATCCAAGGGGCTTCATACCACCAATACAATTTTCCAACGGACATAACCACCGCATTGATGCCAAGACCAAAAGCAATCAAACCGTAACTTAGCCAATCCAATTTCTGAATGACTTTATTGCGTACCACAGGGGTTAATGGAAGAGAAAAAATACAGCCCAAACTTATAAGCACCAATCCCATTTCTAATGCCGAAAGACTAGAAAACCCACCATTTTCCAATAAATCTGGTGAAATCAAGCGCGAAAGGGGAACAGCTAAAGCTGCATTCATATAATTCAAACTAAGACCAATAGTATATTTTTTTGCTGGAGCAAAAGCTTCCATCATATAAAGGAGCGCAAGTGAAGCCAAAGGCGCTGCAGCAATACCAGCGAAAAAACGAATAATCAGTGCCGAACGCAAGTCCGTTACAAAGAGCTGCAAAACACAAACCAAAACGAAGCCAAGAATTGATAATTCGGCAAAAGCCCGCAATCCGAACTGGTAGCGAATTTTGATCAACATGATAGCAACACTAACATTTGGTGCCATATAAGCAGCAACCAACCATGTCGTTTCCGCTAGAGTTGCATGGAAATCCCCCGTGAGATGGACAATATTAGACTGGACAATATTTGCCCCTAAACCATAAGCCCATTGCAAAATAAAAGAAGCCAAAATATAGACAAAACATTTTGGCAAGGGTCCTGCGAACACACGACCTGGATGCGGAAAGGGCTTTCCTCCTCTTTTAGCGGACACAACCGTACTTTTTTTTCCGCCCATGTCGCTTTTTCCCGTATAATCCTTTACGCCTCTCTCATCCTAGCACCATCTGCCAATTGATGAAAAAACCCTTCTATCTCACAGTTTACCATATCATCGTCCCCCTCTCCCCAAGCTGCTCGCGCTTGCAAAATCTGCTGTTCCAATACATCAAAAGAAAGATGCTCAACAGCAACAACATGTTCGACCAAAAGAGAACAACCCGAAAAGGTAATATTCGCAACGCCTCCACAAACAGCGAACAATTTTTCTTCTGAAGAGGTACGAACACGAACACTGCCCAACACAATACTTGCTAGCAGAGGCGTATGATGCGCCATAACTGTCAGAGCACCGGACGCTGAAGGAAGAACAACCGATACCACTTGCTCTGAAAAGACAATTTTCTCAGGCGATATAAGCTCAAACAAAAAATGCTCTTCTTTATTCTGTTCCACAAAAATCTCCACGAAGCTCGAGACAAGGAATTTTTATTCTCTTCACAACAAGCATCCATTACCAATTTGTTCTTAGGCAGAAGCCTCTGCAATAAGACGCTTTCCTTTTTCAATGGCTTCATCAATCGCACCAACCATATAAAAAGCCGCTTCTGGCAAGTCATCATAATCACCAGCACAAAGCCCCTTAAAGCCTTTAATTGTTTCTTCTAAAGGCACGAGTTTTCCAGGTGAACCCGTAAAGGCTTCAGCAACATGGAAAGGCTGCGAAAGGAAACGTTCAATTTTACGTGCCCGCCCCACCAGCAATTTATCATCTTCAGAAAGCTCATCCATACCAAGAATAGCAATAATGTCCTGGAGTGCTCGATAGCGTTGCAAAATCGTTTGCACTTGACAAGCGACAGTATAATGCTCTTCCCCTACAATCATTGGATCTAACATACGAGAGAAAGAATCCAATGGATCAACGGCGGGATAAATGCCCTTTTCAGCGATTGACCGTGAAAGAACCGTTGTTGCATCCAAATGGGCAAAGGATGTTGCGGGCGCTGGATCGGTCAAATCATCAGCTGGCACATAGATAGCCTGCACAGAAGTAATAGACCCTGTTTTCGTACTGGTAATACGCTCTTGCAAAGCCCCCATATCGGTTGCCAAAGTTGGTTGATATCCAACAGCAGAAGGGATACGCCCCAAAAGCGCGGAAACTTCAGCACCAGCTTGCGTAAAACGGAAAATATTATCCACGAAGAAAAGAACATCCTGCCCTTCATCACGGAAACTTTCTGCAATCGTCAACCCGGAAAGAGCAACGCGTGCCCGCGCTCCTGGTGGTTCATTCATTTGCCCATAAACGAGGGCACATTTTGACCCTTCCGTTGAACCATTATTCTCTCTTGGATTCACATTCACATGGCTTTCGATCATTTCATAATAGAGATCATTTCCCTCACGTGTACGCTCTCCCACACCAGCAAAGACGGAATAACCTCCATGGGCTTTAGCAATATTATTAATAAGCTCCATAATAAGAACGGTTTTACCAACGCCAGCACCGCCAAATAGGCCAACTTTCCCCCCTTTAGAATAAGGTGCGAGCAAATCAACAACCTTAATACCGGTGACAAGAATTTCTAACACGCTTGACTGCTCAACATATTCAGGCGCATCTTGGTGAATAGAGCGCATTTTTGTTGCAACAATGGGGCCAACATTATCAACGGGCTCTCCAATCACATTCATAATACGACCAAGTGTTGCCTCTCCGACAGGCACACTGATCTGTGTTCCTGTATCAAAGACCTTTTGCCCACGTTTTAGCCCATCTGTAGTATCCATAGCAATTGTACGGACGGTATTTTCACCCAAATGCTGCGCAACTTCTAGCACCAGTCGATTGCCTAAATTATCTGTTTCTAATGCATTGAGAATATTTGGCAAAGCACCTTCAAACTGCACATCAACAACAGCACCAATCACCTGTTTGATCTCACCAACAGCGCCTTTTTCACGAACATCTTGAAAACTTGCTCGAGCACCTTTTTGCGAAGAAGGACGCTTGAGATCAGAAGAGTCCTTAACATTCTTTGGAGATTTTGCGGTGGCTTTTTTAACGCTTAAACGAGCAGCTGTTTTCTTTTTTTCACCTTTTTCTGCTCCCTTGCTTGACGTCACTGCTTTTACCATCAATCTTTACCTTTTCTATTTAAAGCGCTTCAGCGCCTGCAATAATTTCGATCAATTCTGTTGTGATTTGTGCCTGACGTTGACGATTATAAGCCACCGTCAATTTATTAATCATTTCACCCGCATTGCGTGATGCATTATCCATAGCAGTCATCTTCGCACCCATTTCACCCGCAACATTTTCAAGCAAAGCCCGAAAGATTTGCACGGAAATATTGCGCGGCACCAGCGCCTCTAAGAGAGAAGCCGCATCGGGCTCATAATCATAAACCATAGCCCGTAGATTTTGACTTTCCTCTTTTTTCTCAACACTTCCTCGTGTCCCCATAATCTCTTTCGCACAAGCCATTGGAATCAAACGAAACGCTGTTGGTCGTTGATTAATCACTGAAACAAATTCAGAATAAAACAGCGTACAAACATCAAAAGCTTCCTCATTGAACAGGTCAATAATCCGCTGACTAATCACCGCTGCTTCAGAAAAACCAATCCGTTTGACAGAATGCAAATCAATATGATCAATCATCAAGGCTTTATAGTCACGCGATAAGATATCGGCACCCTTTTTACCCACGGTTAAAATTTTAACAATTTTATTAGCAGCAAGCAGTGTTTTAATCTGTTCACGGGCACGCCGCGCGATTTGTACATTAAAAGCACCGCACAATCCCCGTTCAGCAGTACACACCACCAAAAGATGCACATCATCCCGCCCAGTTCCGCGCATGAGAGGCGGCGCATCAACCGCATCGATATCAGCAGCAACATTTGCCAAAATAGCAGCCATTCGCTGCGCATAAGGACGTGCAGAATGCGCAGCCTCTTGTGCACGGTGCAACCTTGCTGCCGCAACCATTTGCATGGCTTTGGTAATCTTCTGGGTTGCCTTAACCGAAGCGATACGGTCTCTAAGATCCTTCAACGACGCCATTCGAGCATTCCATCAATTCATCACGAAAAATTCTTCGCATAAGACTTAAGAACCATGAGCAACTTATCCTTAAGTTCATCGGTTAATTGTTTTTTGTCAGCAATTTCCTGCAAGAGATCTTGGTGATCACCCCGCAGAAGGGTTAAAAGTCCCTGTTCAAACCGCGCGACATCACGAACCGCTAAAGGATCAAGATAACCATTCACTCCAGCGAAAATAACTGCAACCTGCTCTTCTGTTTTCAGAGGAGAAAATTGCGGCTGTTTCAATAACTCTGTTAAACGCGCTCCACGGTTTAAAAGACGCTGCGTTGAAGCATCCAAATCGGAACCAAATTGCGCAAAAGCGGCCATTTCGCGATATTGCGCCAATTCACCTTTGATGGAACCAGCAACTTGTTTCATCGCTTTAATTTGCGCAGCAGAACCAACACGCGAGACAGAAAGACCAACATTTACAGCCGGACGAATTCCTTGATAGAACAAATTGGTCTCCAAGAAAATTTGTCCATCGGTAATGGAAATAACATTGGTAGGGATATAAGCAGAAACGTCATTTGCCTGCGTTTCAATAACAGGCAAAGCGGTCAAAGATCCGGAACCATTTTCCGCATTGAGCTTTGCCGCCCGCTCCAAAAGGCGCGAATGAAGATAGAACACATCACCAGGATAAGCTTCACGACCGGGTGGACGACGCAGCAAAAGGGACATCTGGCGATACGCGACCGCCTGTTTGGAAAGATCATCATAACCGATTAAAGCATGTTGACCATTGTCACGGAAATATTCACCCATTGCGCAACCAGCAAGAGGAGCAAGAAATTGCAATGGAGCAGGATCAGAAGCGGTCGCCGCAACAATAATGGAATATTCAAGGGCTCCACGCTCTTCTAAAACTTTAACAAACTGTGCCACAGTTGAACGTTTTTGCCCAATAGCAACATAAATACAATAGACTTTATCTTTGTCGTGCCCCGCCCCTTTTTCGTGGAACGGTTTCTGGTTTAAAAATGCATCAAGCAAAATCGCCGTTTTTCCTGTTTGACGATCACCAATCACCAATTCACGCTGTCCCCGTCCAATGGGAATGAGGGCATCAATAGCTTTCAATCCGGTTGACATCGGCTCATGTACAGACTGACGTGGAATAATTCCTGGAGCTTTAACATCAACACGACGACGTTCTGTTTCTTTAATGGGCCCTTTACCATCTATAGGATTTCCCAATGCATCAACAACACGCCCAAGCAGCGCAGGACCAACCGGAACATCAACAATAGTGCCCAACCGTTTAACGGTATCACCTTCACGAATATCGCGATCTGACCCGAAAATCACCACCCCAACATTATCGACTTCCAAATTCAGCGCCATCCCGCGCACACCATTGGGAAAGGACACCATCTCCCCTGCTTGGACATTATCCAAACCGTAAACGCGGGCGATACCATCCCCCACAGAGAGAACCCAACCAATCTCTGAAACTTCAGCCTTTTGGTCAAAGTTTCTGATCTGCTCTTTGAGAATTTTTGAAATTTCAGATGGTCTAATATCCATCAGCTAACCTCTTTTTTCAATGCAAGCTTAAGCGAAGATAATTTTGTTGCAAGAGACGTATCAATCTGAGACGACCCCACACGAATGATCAATCCACCAAGGATTGTTGGATCCACAAGGGTGTAGTGCAAAACCTTTCCCCCAACGACACCTTCCAATGCCACCCGCAACTCTTGCTCCTGTTGAGAACTCAACGGACAAGCAGAAACAATCTGTGCCGAAAATTCCTTACGAAAGAGCGCAACACGACGTTGAAAAGCATGTAAAATACCAGACAAGGCAGCAAGCCGACGGTTCATTGCGATAACGCGCAAAAAATCACCAAAAATCTGACCAGCGCGCTCATCATCAAACTTGAGAGACCGCACGACAGCACCCATCGCTTTCACTTGCTCTTTTGCTGAAAAAAATGGACTTTTCACGAAGTGCTTTAAGTCCTCATTTTCATCTAAAACAAGTAAAAAAGATGCCACTGCCTTTTCAACCTTTTCAACAACCCCTGCTTCTTCAACGAAATCAAAAAGCGCTTGCGCATAGCGTTGATCTACCAATGACAGCGGTATAAGAGAAAATGAATCCGACACGAAATACCGCCTCTTTCCCTTGAGCGACTCTCTGATAACTATCAGATGAAATAAATCAGACACTCCAAATTTTAAGAATCTTCTCCTTAAAACCTAGAACAAAAAAACTTTTCGGTTTCTAGCATAGACGTCATCGACTCGCAACACTCCAAATCGATGCTTTTTGAAAATTTTCAATAAAATATTCAAAATATTTTTTAAAAACAATTTTTCAGAATATGCAGGTGAGAACCATCGTTTTTCTTATGTTTCTCTTTGGCACCTTCTGAGAGATTTTTCAAGTCTCTTTCCGTGCTCTACAAACATTCTAACAGCAAAGATAAAAAAATCTTCCTTTCTATAAGATGCTCTTTCACCAAAAAAGCTATCGCTTCTCAAAAAATGTACCCTGTCAAACCGATATACAAACAACAAACAATCTCTATTCCCTTCAAAAAACAGGAAAAGGATCTTTTTATTCTGTTTTCTTAAACAGCCCTTCCCAATAAATTGCCCCATGATATTATCATACTCCCATATTTTTAGAGAAAACTTTGCGGATCAATATCAATTTGCACCCGAATAGAAGAAGGCATTTTAGGTGCATTTGCAAGCATTGCACGAATAAAGCCCTGTATATCAAAAGAACGGTGCCCCTGTAGCAAAAGACGAAAACGATAACGCCCCCGAATCAGAGCCAATGGTGCTTCCGCCGGTCCCATAACCAAGAGATCTTTCTCCCGTGGTGCCACTTGGCGCAAGATGCGTGCATAATGCTCTGCTGCCTGACGTTGTTGTGAAGACACAATTAAAGCGGCAAGCCGCCCATAAGGTGGAAGATGATAATGCTGCCGTACAGCAATCTCATGGCTATAAAAATCCTCACATTGTTGGCAAAGCAAAGCCTTTATGACGGGATGATCAGGTTGATAGGTTTGCAACAATCCCACACTTTCTATCCCCATACGCCCTGCTCTTCCTGTCACCTGAGACAAAAGCTGAAAGGTACGCTCTGCTGCACGCAAATCACCATTGGCAAGACCAAGATCAGCATCAATCACCCCAACCAGCGACAGCCCAGGAAAATGGTGTCCCTTAGCAACAAGCTGCGTGCCAATAATAACATCCACATCACCATTGGCAATTGTTTCCAATTCACGTCGCAACTGACCAATCCCACCTTTAAGATCCGTTGAGAGAATCAACAACCGCGCTTGTGGAAAAAGCTCTCGTGTCTCCTCAGCAATTCTCTCCACCCCCGGACCACAAGCAACCAGATGATCTAAAGTCCCACATTCAGGACACGCTTCTGGAATGGGTTGATGATATCCACAATGATGACACTTAAGTTGCCCTTGCAATCGATGCTCCACCAACCAACTTGAACAATCGCTACAATGAAACCGATGCCCACAAATCCGGCACAAAGTTAAAGGTGCATAACCACGCCTATTGAGAAAAAGCAGTGCCTGCTCACCTTTTTCAAGAGTTTGTGTCAAAGCCTCTTCAAGAAGAGAAGAAATAAAACGTCCCTTTTGCACACCCCCTTTACGCATATCCACCACCCGCAGCTTTGGAAGTGCCGCCGCTTTAAAGCGTGAAGGCAAATGCACCTTTTGATAACGTCCCGACAAAACATTTGCCTGACTTTCAATCGACGGTGTTGCTGAAGATAAAATAACAAGAAAATGCTCGAAAGAGCCCCGTGCCACCGCCATATCACGTGCATGATAAAAAACGCGCTCTTCTTGTTTATAAGCACCATCATGTTCTTCATCAACAACAATCAAGCCAAGCTCTGAAAAGGGAAGAAAAAGTGCCGAACGCGCTCCCGCCACAACCCGCACCCGCCCTTCTGCCACTTGCCGCCACACACGTTCGCGACGCCGTGGTGCCAAATCGGAATGCCACTCAGCAGCAGCAGCTCCAAAACGCGTATAAAAACGATCTAAGAATTGTTGTGTTAAAGCAATTTCCGGCAAGAGAATCAAAACCTGCTTACCGCCCATAAGCGCCTGTGCAACGGCTTCAAAATAAACTTCCGTCTTTCCTGATCCTGTTACCCCATCAAGCAAAAAGACTTGAAATTGAGAAGACAAAACAGCTTCTCGCAAAAGCCGTGCAGCCTCCTTTTGTGCGCCCTCCAACTGAGGAGGGCAAAAATCGGCATCCGGCATCCCCACAACAGCAGGAGGCGAAACCATAACCTCTTCAAAAATTCCCAGCGCTTTTAACCCCTCAACAACAGAAACAGAAGTTCCCGCCGCATGTGCAAGACCAGAACGCGTCCAAATTCCACCATCGCGCACCAACTCTAAAACCCGCACTCGCGCTGGTGTAAGACGCTCCACATCTCCTCCACAATACCGCAAACCAGGCATTTGTGCTTCAGGTTCTAAAGCAGCCGGCACACACAACACCAATCGTGCAACCAATCCAACAGGGGTTATCGTATAACGGCTTACAAAACGCAAAAATGCTATCATTTCCGCCTTTAATGACGGGCAATCAAAAACATGAAGGAGAGAACGGAGTTTTCTCCCTGCCACAGAGGCAGCACCGTGCTCATTTTTAACCGTCTGCTCTCTAACCTCCACAACAATACCACAAACTTGGCGCCCCATCACTGGAACACGCACAAAACAGCCTATTTCCACCTCCATAGAAGGCGGAACCTCATAACTATAAGCCTGATCAACAGGCAGAGGCACCAACACCGAAACAATCTTCCTCTCCCGCACGGCTTCTGTCACATTTGTCCTCATCTTTTGTCTCAAATTTTATCCAAACCTCTTATACAAGATGCAACTAAAAATGGCTGCGCACTTATTTCCTAACATCCGTTAATGCAACATCTTTACAGGACGTATCCTTCACCCTCCAACGACACCTCACCAATGCACCAATCACCGCTAAACCACAAAAAAACAGTCCCCTCTTCCCCATAGCAGATGCACACCAATAACGATAAGCATACACAGTAAAAAGAAACACCAAAAGAGGAACAATTTCTCTGTTACATGTTCCATCATTTTCTCTAGAAACTCCACACGAACTCTTTTAATCCATGTGTACGTATTTTATCTTCATACTGCTTTTCCTATAACAACATTACAGAAAACCATTTCCCTGCTCTATTTTTCCCCTCCTTAGTCAAAAGCATCATTGTCTACAGCAGCTTCATACGAACTCTTTTAATCCGTGTATACGTATTTCATATTTGCATATTTAATTTTAATATTCACACTCTATAATATTTACATCACTTGTCTTGTAAGAGCTTTGGAGAAAACCTTTGATCTTTTTTACTATCCTCTTTTTATCGAAAACATCTTTTCTACAACAAGTATTCCCCACACCTCTATTGAAAATAAACAAAAACGCCCCCCTTCATAAAAACAAAGTTTGATCCGTTTCAGCATTAATGAGCATGAATAAGAATGCCCTAAGAATTGACACTATAAACAATTCTCTCCTCAATTTTGCTCTCTTTGCAAATTTATGTCATGACCTATAAGAGAATAATTCTTCCCCTTGCTTTTGCCATCAACAATAGCGCATAACAAAGAATAGGGTAAAAAATGAGAGACTTTGAAGTCACGAGCTAAAAAACGAGGAAATTTGATATGAAATTTTTTGTGGACAGTGCTAATATTGAAGAGATCCGAGAATTACAAAATTTAAGCCTCGTTGATGGTGTCACCACAAATCCCTCTCTTATTCTCAAATCGGGACGCGATATTTTTGAGGTTATAAAAGAAATTTGTCGCCTCATTGAGGGACCTGTTTCTGCTGAAGTAACAGCAACGCAATTTGAAAATATGATGCAAGAAGCCGCTGTTTTAGCAAAAATTGCCGATAATATTTGCATAAAACTTCCCATAACGCTTGATGGATTAAAAGCCTGTAAAGCCCTTACCACACAGGGATTAAAAACAAATCTTACTCTTTGTTTTTCAGCCAATCAAGCCCTCTTAGCCGCCAAAGCAGGAGCCACATTTGTCTCACCTTTTATCGGCAGGCTCGATGATTGTTCCATAGA
It encodes:
- a CDS encoding F0F1 ATP synthase subunit epsilon; its protein translation is MEQNKEEHFLFELISPEKIVFSEQVVSVVLPSASGALTVMAHHTPLLASIVLGSVRVRTSSEEKLFAVCGGVANITFSGCSLLVEHVVAVEHLSFDVLEQQILQARAAWGEGDDDMVNCEIEGFFHQLADGARMREA
- a CDS encoding MFS transporter; amino-acid sequence: MGGKKSTVVSAKRGGKPFPHPGRVFAGPLPKCFVYILASFILQWAYGLGANIVQSNIVHLTGDFHATLAETTWLVAAYMAPNVSVAIMLIKIRYQFGLRAFAELSILGFVLVCVLQLFVTDLRSALIIRFFAGIAAAPLASLALLYMMEAFAPAKKYTIGLSLNYMNAALAVPLSRLISPDLLENGGFSSLSALEMGLVLISLGCIFSLPLTPVVRNKVIQKLDWLSYGLIAFGLGINAVVMSVGKLYWWYEAPWIGWGLVLAVSSLVMAIIIELNREKPLIDLRWLFSKEIVQSVLILLVFHVFLLERSTLAAEFFNLFGLSNREVMPMYLAVILGALLGGGICVFFLRAGCEDYFYLVSLGCLALGTYLDSHVNQFTCPQDMMLSQGLISFSYTLFLPAALFKGFVISGEKGPRYVLSFITVFLLTQVTGGLMGSALFGSLQFFFAHKNFEFLTQNIIVTDPALSVEMNALLSPFYGVSVANILGDGQGAARLIEKFKLAANIFAYDDVFRIYFYIAIIVFAVFLIKIFVKSCSLCKSIKQDDMCEEGCKK
- the ispG gene encoding flavodoxin-dependent (E)-4-hydroxy-3-methylbut-2-enyl-diphosphate synthase, whose translation is MSTVYPLSKPFERRRSVAVGVGGVMVGGNNPIVVQSMTNTDTADVDATVAQVAALWQAGSQLVRITVDRDEAAAAVPKIRERLERLGFFVPLVGDFHYIGHKLLAAHPACAEALAKYRINPGNVGFGAKKDRQFAEIIEIACRYRKSIRIGVNWGSLDNALLTRLMDENAQQKNPLSVVEVMRETIVQSALLSATFAEELGLGRDHIILSAKVSDVQDLIAVYCTLAERCDYALHLGLTEAGMGTKGVVASSVALGVLLQQGIGDTIRISLTPEPSGDRTREVKVGQELLQVMGFRQFLPVVAACPGCGRTTSTVFQQLAQKIEADLYKNMPVWREKYPGVESLKVAVMGCIVNGPGESKHADIGISLPGVGESPAAPVFIEGQKVKTLRGSHIAEEFESLLSDYIQTRFGQG
- a CDS encoding HlyD family secretion protein, with protein sequence MIKALRSRATLVAFFSGVMGVLLILWAWKLPPFVSTIQVTDNASIKGNVTLVSSQISGVIARIYVQDYQRVEKGMLLFELDDALFRQQLARAQAVLDAKNAKLESIVFQDKFLQGEINTAEAELTRSRAFTNVLSENRKLGFGDPTNSASRPLSQLLTALETKRQLQKQLDLERKSLESELAEAKVGVELAKINLNRTKILSPKTGSIGLVGARVGQYVLPGTQLVSVISDDIWVIANYKETQLSQMRVGQPVIFSVDALNNKKLTGRVVRFAPATGSEFSLLKTDTAIGNFIKIAQRISVRIALDPGQEGAEKLIPGMSVVTYVDTSQHVPGG
- the atpD gene encoding F0F1 ATP synthase subunit beta gives rise to the protein MVKAVTSSKGAEKGEKKKTAARLSVKKATAKSPKNVKDSSDLKRPSSQKGARASFQDVREKGAVGEIKQVIGAVVDVQFEGALPNILNALETDNLGNRLVLEVAQHLGENTVRTIAMDTTDGLKRGQKVFDTGTQISVPVGEATLGRIMNVIGEPVDNVGPIVATKMRSIHQDAPEYVEQSSVLEILVTGIKVVDLLAPYSKGGKVGLFGGAGVGKTVLIMELINNIAKAHGGYSVFAGVGERTREGNDLYYEMIESHVNVNPRENNGSTEGSKCALVYGQMNEPPGARARVALSGLTIAESFRDEGQDVLFFVDNIFRFTQAGAEVSALLGRIPSAVGYQPTLATDMGALQERITSTKTGSITSVQAIYVPADDLTDPAPATSFAHLDATTVLSRSIAEKGIYPAVDPLDSFSRMLDPMIVGEEHYTVACQVQTILQRYRALQDIIAILGMDELSEDDKLLVGRARKIERFLSQPFHVAEAFTGSPGKLVPLEETIKGFKGLCAGDYDDLPEAAFYMVGAIDEAIEKGKRLIAEASA